The DNA segment TACAGCCACCCCGCCCTAATGTGCCATCTCGATTAGGACAGTTGAAACCGCCATGAAGGGTGATTTTATGAATTTTTTCGTGATAACGGCGCTGAAGATCAGCGCCGAACATATTAACAACCGTATGAAGTTGCATAGTGCATGTTATTTGCTGGTATCTAGCTCTGGGAAACTTTTTACCACTTCATCAATCGCTTTAATTTGCGCTAAGAAAGGCTCTAATTTTGCCAGTGGTAATGCAGAAGGACCATCACAACGCGCATTATCTGGATCTGGATGAGCCTCAAGGAATAGCCCTGCAAGACCAACCGCCATACCTGCACGAGCTAATTCTGCAACTTGTGCACGACGTCCACCTGATGCAGCGCCAAACGGATCACGACATTGCAGTGAATGTGTTACGTCAAAAATAACTGGCGCACCTTGAGAAGCTTGCATCATGACATGGAAGCCTAACATATCAACAACTAAGTTATCGTAACCAAAGTTACTGCCGCGATCACATAGAATAACTTGGTCATTACCGCCTTCTTTAAATTTATCGACGATATTTCCCATTTGACCAGGGCTTACAAACTGTGGTTTTTTTACGTTGATCACGGCACCTGTTTTTGCCATCGCTTCAACAAGATCGGTTTGACGCGCTAAAAATGCAGGTAATTGGATAACATCGACAACTTCTGATACAGGTTGAGCTTGCGCTGCTTCATGAACGTCAGTAATAATTTTAACGCCAAAAGTTTCTTTTAACTCTTGGAAAATTTTCATTCCTTCTTCTAAGCCCGGACCACGGTAAGAGTGGATTGAAGAACGGTTTGCTTTGTCAAAAGACGCTTTGAATACATAAGGAATATTTAATTTTTGAGTTACAGTGACGTAATGCTCACAAATGCGCATGGCTAAATCGCGCGATTCTAATACATTCATGCCACCAAAAAGCACAAATGGTAGGTCGTTTGCTACCTTGATATCACCAATATTCACCACTTTATGTTGCATATTTATCCCTATACTATTTGTAATGTACTGTATTAACGAAGTACGTTTCTTAAATCTTTAATGGAGAACGATAGGATTTTGTTCTATCGAATGAATTTGGATTTTGATCATCTCTGAAATCGGATCTTCAGGGCATTGCTCAACAAAATAGTTTAAGTCAGAAATTGCCACATGGTTACACTCTAACTGAGCAAAAATAAGTCCGCGATCACGTATTTCGTAAGGATCTTCAGGATCAAACATTAATACCGTTTCACTGGCTTTTAATGCTTGCTCCATATTCTTTTCTTCCATTAAAGAAACTTTCAATGTATCCAAAAGTTTACGAATAATAGAACTGTATTCTGATTCTTCTAAATCTGCCTCTAATAATACAGAAGAGCTGCCTACATTTCCTTTTAACCAAACTTCTAAGGTATGTTGCGATAGATATTCACCATTTATTGGATTTAAAAATAGTGGTTGTTCATTAGGAATATCTATTCTGATAATAAGCTGTGTAGGAAAAATAACTGGCACTAACGGCAAATTTAACGCTTGCGCAATATAAATAAGAATCGAACCCAGTGAAACAGGAGAGCCTACATGAGTTGCTAATACTTTATCTAACCATAAAGTATCAGAAAGACAATATTTACCACTGGCACCACTAAAGTGCCACTGCTGATAAAACAGTTTTAGCAGTGCTTCTATCTGCTCTTTGGTATTTCCTTGTTGAGGAATTTCAGCTTCTGCTTGTTCAACTAACTGCGCCAGTTGATAACCAACAGAAGTGGTTGGAAAATCAGGTCGAATAGCCTGAGAGATAAGGATCATGCCCTTAACTAAAGGGGCTTTATTAAATTCGTAATCAGCTATGGTTTCTATCATAATTCCAACGACCTACTGTCACTCGCTCATTACCGCCATAATCACGGAAAGTTTCCACACAGCAGTAACCCTTATCAATAAAAATATTGCGTACACCTTCACCTTGTTGCCAGCCGTGTTCCAGTAATACCCATCCATTATCAGTTAAAAACCGCCTAGCAGTTTCAATGATAATTTCGATATCAGCAAAACCATTTTTACCAGCAACTAATGCAGTTAAAGGTTCAAAACGAACATCCCCTTGATGAATATGTTCATCATTCTCATCAATGTAGGGAGGATTACTGATTATCATACCAAATTGATACCCAGAGAGTGAACTAAACCAACAACTTTCCATAAATTCTGTGTTGTTTAATGCTAAGTTGGTCGCATTCTCTTGTGCTAATGCCACTGCTTCAGCTTGAAAGTCCACACCAATAATATGGCAATCTGGGCGCTCTGATGCCATTGCTAACGCAATCGCGCCTGTTCCTGTTCCTAAATCAAGAATACGGGTTGGCTCTGATGGCAGTTTTTCTAATGCTTTTTCAACAAGGCATTCTGTATCTGGACGAGGAATTAATGTTGCAGGTGAAACTTTTAAAGGCAGTGACCAAAATTCTCTT comes from the Proteus appendicitidis genome and includes:
- the kdsA gene encoding 3-deoxy-8-phosphooctulonate synthase; the protein is MQHKVVNIGDIKVANDLPFVLFGGMNVLESRDLAMRICEHYVTVTQKLNIPYVFKASFDKANRSSIHSYRGPGLEEGMKIFQELKETFGVKIITDVHEAAQAQPVSEVVDVIQLPAFLARQTDLVEAMAKTGAVINVKKPQFVSPGQMGNIVDKFKEGGNDQVILCDRGSNFGYDNLVVDMLGFHVMMQASQGAPVIFDVTHSLQCRDPFGAASGGRRAQVAELARAGMAVGLAGLFLEAHPDPDNARCDGPSALPLAKLEPFLAQIKAIDEVVKSFPELDTSK
- the prmC gene encoding peptide chain release factor N(5)-glutamine methyltransferase, which codes for MNYEQWLREAALQLIESDSPKRDAEILLGYVTQRTRTYLIAFNETVLSSDELAQLSQLLTRRIKGEPIAYLVGEREFWSLPLKVSPATLIPRPDTECLVEKALEKLPSEPTRILDLGTGTGAIALAMASERPDCHIIGVDFQAEAVALAQENATNLALNNTEFMESCWFSSLSGYQFGMIISNPPYIDENDEHIHQGDVRFEPLTALVAGKNGFADIEIIIETARRFLTDNGWVLLEHGWQQGEGVRNIFIDKGYCCVETFRDYGGNERVTVGRWNYDRNHS
- the sirB1 gene encoding invasion regulator SirB1; protein product: METIADYEFNKAPLVKGMILISQAIRPDFPTTSVGYQLAQLVEQAEAEIPQQGNTKEQIEALLKLFYQQWHFSGASGKYCLSDTLWLDKVLATHVGSPVSLGSILIYIAQALNLPLVPVIFPTQLIIRIDIPNEQPLFLNPINGEYLSQHTLEVWLKGNVGSSSVLLEADLEESEYSSIIRKLLDTLKVSLMEEKNMEQALKASETVLMFDPEDPYEIRDRGLIFAQLECNHVAISDLNYFVEQCPEDPISEMIKIQIHSIEQNPIVLH